Proteins found in one Magnolia sinica isolate HGM2019 chromosome 5, MsV1, whole genome shotgun sequence genomic segment:
- the LOC131246044 gene encoding uncharacterized protein LOC131246044: MGISINQSSPTSRSHYHTHKIFLLCNYILLGAASSCIFLTVSLRLVPSICGFFLILLHIFTIAGAISGCTAATAGTNKWYAAHMVATVLTAIFQGSVAVLVFTRTGDFLGELRSYVREEDGEVILRMAGGLCVLIFSLEWVVLGLAFALRYYAYVEGDGNGNAIKRTAKVQEEDLDDWPWPFQV, translated from the coding sequence ATGGGCATCTCTATCAACCAATCATCTCCCACAAGCCGATCACACTACCACACCCACAAAATCTTCCTTCTATGCAACTACATTCTCTTAGGGGCAGCCTCTAGCTGCATCTTCCTCACCGTCTCTCTCCGCCTCGTACCATCCATCTGCGGGTTCTTCCTGATCCTCCTCCACATCTTCACAATCGCGGGGGCCATATCCGGCTGCACAGCTGCCACAGCTGGTACCAACAAGTGGTACGCAGCTCACATGGTCGCGACTGTCCTAACGGCAATCTTCCAGGGTTCGGTGGCTGTGCTCGTATTCACAAGGACAGGGGATTTCCTTGGAGAGTTGAGATCTTATGTTAGGGAGGAAGATGGGGAGGTGATCCTGAGAATGGCAGGTGGGCTGTGTGTGCTGATTTTTAGCTTGGAGTGGGTGGTTTTGGGGCTTGCATTTGCATTGAGATACTATGCATATGTGGAAGGAGATGGGAATGGCAATGCCATAAAGAGGACTGCTAAAGTGCAAGAGGAGGATTTGGATGATTGGCCATGGCCATTCcaagtgtag